The following proteins come from a genomic window of Alicyclobacillus dauci:
- a CDS encoding inositol monophosphatase family protein, with amino-acid sequence MGTEDKQLRLVLRTALEAALEAGDYFRSRFATELVVHTKTSISDLVTDVDPHCERLIHDRIRTSFPDHHVLGEESVGPGHDAAVTATREILADEAVWIVDPLDGTTNFVHAIPLSVVSIAFACQGRIQVGVVCDPYRGEVFYSVRGQGAYLADKSAISDWISRTGESNPGMKLAVSRIHELERAVISTGLPMRHAERDVMMERTMPLITRAKSLRTLGAAALQLAYVAAGRIDVFWEYELNAWDVAAGVLLIEEAGGTVEDLDGQPYSLVTRDIIASGGREVIQIIQDALASEK; translated from the coding sequence ATGGGAACCGAGGACAAACAATTGAGGCTCGTGCTGCGTACCGCCTTGGAAGCGGCTCTTGAGGCAGGGGATTACTTTCGGTCAAGATTCGCCACGGAATTGGTGGTTCATACAAAAACATCTATTTCCGATTTGGTCACGGATGTTGATCCACATTGCGAGCGGCTGATCCATGACCGCATAAGAACCAGCTTTCCGGATCACCACGTACTTGGTGAAGAATCAGTGGGTCCGGGGCATGACGCCGCCGTTACCGCGACGCGTGAAATCCTGGCTGACGAAGCTGTTTGGATTGTCGATCCGCTTGACGGAACGACGAACTTCGTGCACGCTATCCCCCTTTCTGTTGTTTCCATTGCCTTTGCATGCCAAGGCCGCATTCAGGTGGGTGTTGTGTGCGATCCCTACCGCGGCGAAGTGTTCTACAGCGTCCGCGGGCAAGGAGCGTATCTCGCTGATAAATCTGCCATCAGCGATTGGATCTCCAGAACAGGTGAATCGAACCCCGGGATGAAACTCGCGGTTTCACGGATTCACGAACTGGAACGTGCCGTGATCTCCACGGGACTGCCCATGCGACATGCCGAACGCGATGTGATGATGGAGCGTACCATGCCGCTCATCACCCGCGCTAAGAGCCTTCGCACGTTAGGGGCTGCAGCATTGCAACTGGCGTATGTGGCGGCTGGCAGAATTGATGTATTCTGGGAATATGAATTGAATGCGTGGGATGTCGCGGCTGGTGTTCTCTTAATTGAAGAAGCTGGAGGCACGGTTGAGGACCTTGACGGCCAACCGTACAGCCTGGTGACACGCGACATCATTGCAAGTGGTGGTCGTGAAGTGATACAAATCATTCAGGATGCGCTCGCGAGCGAAAAATAG